In Candidatus Vicinibacter proximus, the following are encoded in one genomic region:
- a CDS encoding HYR domain-containing protein, with the protein MSEIITSTQLSNLKSSFDRLQIKQWVVMLLCAFGLSIQLEAQCFTVTKTLLGVAPATSGIQGNIDVTYQIEVTNANCLIAANIDVRDNAGLGSNFGTALVGVVGAPVLVSIDNPAPNKGGVLNLAFTGITPNDNLTDGSGFLLLGEKVIYRVTFQVNPRASGAPASLNNFVTVNNSLPIPGVAVNSNVATIPNCWTNCQLACNNTVQVSVNSMCEAQIVSQMILEGESTECADLGFYQVTIYYNNQLVNLPLGQSWIGKKLRVNVRNIVCGNSCWGNLLLEDKTPPVLVCDPRDTFSCGISIDPINLGFPVNPAFVNTNVYPYIVNGIDACGTVSLKYRDSIVRYDCLNRALSATIYRTWCATDPGGYTNCCTDTIDLQRGTIADITLPPHFDGQPGNRPALSCSGKWKKLPNGLPDTSEIKNDLITGELIGGTGRPLGIFCGNIQFDFSDDTIAVCPGTYKLLRRWLIIDWCDPNNRVNFIQLIKVVDESAPKVTCPTTITISTNPTTCTGSYILPVPQDLLPGTIPDGRVPYVLENCSNWTYSVSHLAAIDPNDCTPDPNTTGSTKNITRMPDGRYRVDNMPLGCNWIYYTICDACGNCTPCTFDIFVEDKTPPVAVCQQKTVVSLTSNGWATIPASVFNGGSHDNCEMGSYKVRRMNPGPCGISGTTFADSLAFCCADIRNNPIRVVLRVLDKAGNSSECMVDVIVQDKLPPVITCPADVVVSCETDLSNLNVFGTATATDNCGFTISTRIENGLSNCGVGVITRWFIATDDGGRKDSCAQTITVRDTMPFRFADIIWPADIVIEGCKNSVSTDVTGKPIYKNQDHCNQVVASYKDLSFNFVEGVCYKILRQWTVIDWCTYDAHNPTTGVWYHTQVIKINNSKAPDFTSSCADRELCITENCSVNASFSATATDDCTPQDELLWSYTLDKLNNGSVDANGSNPRFNATLEVGTHKVTWTVSDQCGNKSTCSYLVKVRDCKAPTPYCNPGIITVIMPSNREVTIWAKDFDLGSFDNCTQANNLKFSMSPNVNDISRTISCSDIENGKSDTFSIEVYVTDEAGNQDLCRTTLIVQDNQNVCPDRNVNSTTVAGLITVINNTKAESVPVKVIQESTGETLEQITNQDGKFSFVDLKMNESYLVSPALDVDPLEGVSTKDIVMIQKHILGIQELSSPYQLIAADVNKSESVTARDLADLRKLILGINDGFPNNSSWNFVDEKFVFDPSNPFKYPSNITLNNVNHEMMENNFVAVKTGDVTGEASTGLNNSATKRNLKISGLEIEMASMQMGQSYSIPVYASNDMSNLEGFQFELKAIEGMMSFDGIESGMIKVDPNHYAIRNQHANQMRISWTSDQVLSVERGQLLFNIKVKAHQNMELNAGALTMNSDGLHAELYTTNNESDLKLLFRSSEQKPLEGSYELYQNIPNPFTGNTTVYFRLPADENVKLSIFDMSGKLIQTYNLTGKKGINTSEINIETEYNGILYYQLDTKNFIATRKMVVIR; encoded by the coding sequence ATGAGCGAAATTATTACTTCGACACAACTTTCAAACTTGAAGAGCAGCTTTGACAGGCTTCAGATCAAGCAATGGGTTGTCATGTTGTTGTGTGCTTTTGGATTAAGCATTCAACTAGAAGCTCAGTGTTTTACCGTTACCAAAACCTTATTGGGCGTTGCACCTGCGACCAGTGGAATACAGGGAAATATTGATGTTACTTATCAAATTGAAGTAACCAATGCCAACTGTTTGATCGCTGCGAATATAGATGTCCGCGACAATGCAGGTTTAGGCTCTAACTTTGGTACAGCATTGGTTGGTGTTGTTGGGGCTCCTGTGCTGGTTTCAATTGATAATCCAGCGCCAAATAAGGGTGGAGTTCTCAATCTTGCATTTACTGGTATAACCCCGAATGACAATCTTACAGATGGGTCTGGGTTTTTATTGCTAGGTGAGAAAGTTATATACCGTGTAACCTTCCAGGTTAATCCTAGAGCCTCAGGTGCTCCGGCTTCGCTGAACAATTTTGTGACTGTAAATAATTCACTTCCTATACCGGGAGTTGCTGTAAATTCGAATGTTGCTACTATTCCAAATTGCTGGACCAATTGCCAGCTGGCTTGTAACAATACTGTTCAGGTTTCTGTAAATAGCATGTGTGAAGCACAAATTGTTTCTCAAATGATATTAGAAGGGGAGTCTACAGAATGCGCAGATTTAGGTTTTTATCAAGTAACTATTTATTATAATAACCAATTGGTTAATTTGCCCTTAGGGCAATCCTGGATTGGTAAAAAATTACGAGTTAATGTTAGGAATATAGTATGTGGAAATAGTTGCTGGGGTAATTTGCTTTTAGAAGATAAAACTCCACCAGTACTTGTTTGTGATCCAAGAGATACTTTTAGCTGTGGTATCAGTATTGATCCAATAAATCTTGGATTTCCAGTAAACCCTGCATTTGTAAATACAAATGTTTATCCATATATCGTAAATGGAATTGATGCTTGTGGTACAGTAAGCTTGAAATATCGTGATAGTATTGTGAGATATGATTGCTTAAACAGAGCGCTAAGTGCTACTATTTACAGAACATGGTGTGCAACGGATCCGGGAGGATATACAAATTGTTGTACGGATACAATCGATTTACAAAGAGGAACCATTGCTGATATTACTTTGCCTCCTCATTTTGATGGTCAACCGGGTAATCGACCTGCACTTTCTTGTTCAGGTAAATGGAAAAAACTGCCTAATGGTTTGCCAGACACATCCGAAATTAAAAATGATTTGATCACAGGAGAATTAATTGGTGGAACAGGGAGACCTTTGGGTATTTTTTGTGGCAACATTCAATTTGATTTTAGTGACGATACTATTGCAGTATGTCCAGGTACTTATAAATTATTAAGAAGATGGTTGATTATAGACTGGTGTGATCCGAATAATCGGGTGAATTTTATTCAACTTATTAAAGTAGTGGATGAAAGCGCGCCAAAAGTTACATGTCCTACAACCATTACGATAAGTACTAATCCTACGACTTGTACCGGATCATATATTTTACCGGTTCCACAAGATTTATTGCCAGGAACTATTCCTGATGGAAGGGTTCCGTATGTTTTGGAAAATTGTTCTAATTGGACATATTCGGTTTCTCATTTGGCTGCAATCGATCCTAATGATTGTACTCCGGATCCTAACACAACCGGATCAACTAAAAATATTACAAGAATGCCTGATGGTAGATATCGGGTGGATAACATGCCTTTGGGCTGTAATTGGATTTATTATACGATTTGTGATGCCTGTGGTAATTGTACGCCATGCACCTTTGATATTTTTGTAGAGGACAAAACACCACCTGTTGCAGTTTGTCAACAAAAGACTGTGGTTTCATTAACCTCCAATGGTTGGGCTACAATTCCTGCCAGTGTATTTAATGGAGGTAGCCATGACAATTGTGAAATGGGTTCTTATAAAGTAAGACGAATGAACCCAGGTCCATGTGGAATTTCTGGAACTACATTTGCAGATTCATTGGCATTTTGTTGTGCTGACATTAGAAATAATCCAATTAGAGTTGTACTAAGAGTTTTGGATAAAGCCGGCAATAGTTCCGAATGTATGGTGGATGTAATAGTGCAAGATAAATTGCCACCAGTTATTACCTGCCCTGCGGATGTTGTCGTGAGTTGTGAAACAGATTTAAGTAATCTTAACGTATTCGGAACTGCTACTGCAACAGATAACTGTGGGTTTACAATAAGTACTAGAATTGAAAACGGTTTATCCAATTGTGGAGTGGGCGTAATTACCAGATGGTTTATTGCAACAGATGATGGAGGAAGGAAAGATAGTTGTGCACAGACCATAACAGTAAGAGATACTATGCCTTTTAGGTTTGCTGACATTATATGGCCTGCTGATATAGTTATTGAAGGTTGTAAGAATAGTGTGTCGACTGATGTAACTGGTAAACCAATATATAAAAATCAGGATCATTGTAATCAGGTCGTAGCATCATATAAGGACCTCAGCTTTAATTTTGTCGAAGGTGTTTGTTATAAAATTTTGAGACAATGGACTGTTATAGATTGGTGTACTTATGATGCACACAATCCTACAACTGGAGTTTGGTATCATACCCAAGTTATAAAAATAAACAATTCTAAAGCACCTGATTTTACAAGTTCATGTGCGGATAGAGAGCTTTGCATAACAGAAAATTGTTCAGTTAATGCATCTTTTAGTGCGACCGCTACGGATGATTGTACACCACAAGATGAGTTGTTGTGGTCATATACTTTGGATAAATTAAATAATGGAAGTGTGGACGCCAATGGCTCTAATCCTAGATTTAATGCCACACTTGAAGTTGGGACTCACAAAGTTACCTGGACTGTAAGTGATCAGTGTGGAAATAAATCGACTTGCAGCTATTTAGTTAAAGTAAGAGATTGTAAAGCACCTACGCCTTATTGTAATCCGGGGATAATTACTGTTATCATGCCTAGCAATAGGGAAGTAACCATTTGGGCAAAAGATTTTGATCTTGGAAGTTTTGACAATTGTACGCAAGCAAATAACTTAAAATTTTCAATGAGCCCTAATGTTAATGATATTTCAAGAACTATTAGTTGTTCGGATATTGAAAATGGAAAATCTGACACATTTAGTATTGAAGTATATGTAACAGATGAAGCAGGAAATCAGGATTTATGTCGTACTACCTTGATTGTACAGGATAACCAAAATGTATGTCCGGACAGAAATGTCAACTCAACAACAGTGGCTGGCTTAATCACAGTGATTAATAATACCAAGGCTGAAAGTGTTCCTGTAAAAGTCATTCAGGAAAGTACAGGAGAAACTTTGGAGCAAATAACCAATCAGGATGGAAAATTCAGTTTTGTGGATTTAAAAATGAATGAAAGTTATTTGGTGTCACCAGCTTTAGATGTTGATCCACTTGAAGGAGTAAGTACTAAGGATATAGTAATGATCCAAAAACATATTTTGGGAATACAAGAGTTGTCAAGTCCGTACCAATTAATTGCGGCGGATGTGAACAAATCAGAATCTGTTACCGCAAGAGATCTTGCTGATCTTAGAAAATTGATCTTGGGAATAAATGATGGATTTCCAAATAATAGCTCATGGAATTTTGTGGATGAGAAATTCGTTTTCGATCCTTCAAATCCATTCAAATACCCATCTAATATCACACTAAATAATGTGAACCACGAAATGATGGAAAATAATTTTGTGGCTGTTAAGACAGGTGATGTTACTGGGGAGGCAAGTACAGGATTAAATAATTCAGCAACCAAGAGAAATTTGAAAATTTCAGGTCTTGAAATTGAAATGGCCTCAATGCAGATGGGACAATCTTATAGTATTCCAGTATATGCTTCAAATGATATGAGCAATTTGGAAGGATTCCAGTTTGAACTTAAAGCAATCGAGGGAATGATGTCTTTTGATGGTATTGAAAGCGGAATGATAAAAGTAGATCCGAATCACTATGCCATCAGAAATCAACATGCGAACCAAATGCGAATATCTTGGACAAGTGATCAAGTGTTATCTGTAGAGCGTGGACAATTGCTTTTTAATATAAAAGTGAAAGCACATCAGAATATGGAATTGAATGCTGGTGCTTTGACAATGAATTCTGATGGTTTGCATGCTGAATTATATACCACTAATAATGAATCAGATCTAAAGCTATTGTTTAGATCTTCAGAACAAAAACCTTTGGAAGGTTCTTATGAATTGTATCAAAATATTCCGAATCCATTTACCGGCAATACTACAGTCTATTTTAGATTGCCAGCAGATGAAAATGTAAAGCTCAGCATATTTGATATGTCGGGTAAATTGATACAGACTTATAATCTTACAGGAAAAAAAGGTATCAATACCTCAGAAATTAATATAGAAACGGAATACAACGGCATTCTATATTATCAATTGGATACAAAGAATTTCATTGCTACACGTAAAATGGTAGTTATAAGATAA
- a CDS encoding T9SS type A sorting domain-containing protein has product MKRPLLTNFHFSWTLRGLMPVLFLLGSFSMVKLEAQTCATLNLAPNAYLCQSNSPASYFINNFDIGNSYSFQILSGSATINQVLQTVQITWHTPGDVVFVMVETPPLLTCTPDTFRVRVGALSAPQVNCNDTVNLSLDEFCQGVVTPEMVIEGNGFNYADYNIVVRDPITKITIPGSPNVNSSYIGKFLEVSAIHRCSGNSCWGVLRVEDKLKPILACRSVIVNCGDGILPTSPGVGFPKPIGAPNPIAVVGKPNTFTSTSSFYDNCGPTTFTYSDREVQVVCPPAVTYIDTIFRDWTATDSYGNQTKCTDTVLVRAGSIANIVCPPSYDGIDPDLGGPLPKNPDPLQCNASFAKDGKGHPHPSVTGYPTGVNCRNINYTYTDIRLGVCVGSYKILREWFIADWCTGQDTTCIQLIKVVDDRGPILVCPSRDTVVTAAHSCSGAYDLPLPRIIGTECSNPLTYDVLVKRGVPNIIPSSLEATRVGVTKRYAGTNLIGFHIEDLPVGLSWLFYVVTDACGNSTECATEIFVEEKTKPTPVCHQETVVALTDAGTANIFAASFDDGSHDNCALDSFKVRRMNPSPCGGSGNTAFAEYVDFCCQDITNNPIIVILQVKDKAGNTNECMVLVTVQDKKPPIVTCLPNITVSCGYDVSDLNKFGYYRRNESDRKQIILNDPSNITLVQPYLWGFDGLVIEDCNLKVDSSINYSINNCGTGAITRRYTFRDDFNSPYTCVQTITLNNFKPYNGASIKFPADTTLEGCLSSVDSSVTGRPTWPNNISCATILTTYEDEVFSLVENVCYKILRKWTVIDWCSYNPLTGAGRWTDVQVIKVKNTQKPVITSSCNNRNYDAISGECNGFAELIATADDECTDDQDLVWSYKIDLNNNGSIDINGASNDASGVYPVGSHKITWTVEDRCGNVTTCTYIFTLVDRKQPTPVCRPGIITVIMPTNGQITIWASDLNANSFDNCTPASRLRYSFSSNPLDASRTYFCADLDRGISKSDTVDIYVTDEAGNRDYCTTKVIIQDGLGNACPDNLGGGNTTAGLVSGTISTEQKSSLQEAMVTINGNMPSMPKYHMTQQDGQYAFASVPLSENYTIKAVKNDDALNGVTTNDIVIIQKHILGIAPLDNPYKLIAADVNESKSITARDIADLRKLILGITSELSIKKSWVFVESNYKFSDPTQPWSYSDVIKVDNLKSDISENNFVAVKLGDINGNAKANQLATVASRSYSEATLQVGETKFQNGEEIILPVNLHGLNMLTGLQVEFEFDPAKLELVDIKSGTLTVESYNYNHDMIANGKIRLSFDQASGVSLEKELFSFVFKAVESGELSNSFALSNGNFASQAYGAQNEELNLKLSFLDSKSEVKGFYLYQNKPNPFSTYTDISFLLPESGQAVLKICDVNGKVLKQISREFKSGLNSIQINNKDLNQPGIFYYILETENNRAVKKMILIQ; this is encoded by the coding sequence ATGAAAAGACCGTTATTAACAAATTTTCACTTTTCGTGGACTTTGAGAGGATTGATGCCTGTGCTTTTTTTGCTGGGTTCCTTCTCCATGGTAAAGTTGGAGGCACAGACTTGTGCGACATTAAATTTAGCTCCAAATGCTTATTTGTGTCAGAGCAACTCTCCGGCATCTTACTTTATTAACAATTTTGACATTGGTAATAGTTATTCCTTCCAGATACTTTCTGGATCAGCAACTATTAATCAAGTGTTGCAAACAGTACAGATAACCTGGCATACGCCGGGTGATGTTGTATTTGTTATGGTGGAAACACCTCCTTTACTGACATGTACTCCTGATACATTTCGTGTCAGAGTGGGCGCATTGTCAGCACCTCAAGTGAATTGTAATGACACTGTTAATCTTTCATTAGATGAATTTTGTCAAGGTGTTGTCACTCCTGAGATGGTAATCGAAGGCAATGGGTTTAATTATGCAGATTATAATATCGTTGTAAGAGATCCAATTACTAAAATTACAATTCCTGGAAGTCCAAATGTAAATTCAAGTTATATCGGAAAATTTCTTGAAGTTTCTGCTATACACCGATGCTCAGGTAATTCTTGTTGGGGAGTTTTGAGAGTTGAAGATAAACTCAAACCTATCCTCGCATGCAGAAGTGTAATTGTTAACTGTGGAGATGGAATATTGCCAACTTCACCAGGTGTAGGTTTTCCAAAGCCAATCGGGGCTCCTAATCCAATTGCAGTAGTTGGCAAACCAAATACATTTACCAGCACCTCATCATTTTATGATAATTGTGGCCCTACAACATTTACCTATTCGGATCGTGAGGTACAAGTAGTTTGTCCTCCGGCTGTTACTTATATTGATACTATTTTCCGAGATTGGACTGCAACAGATTCTTATGGTAATCAAACAAAATGTACAGATACCGTATTAGTCAGAGCAGGTTCAATTGCAAATATCGTATGTCCTCCAAGTTATGATGGCATAGATCCAGATCTTGGTGGACCTCTTCCAAAAAATCCTGACCCATTACAATGTAATGCAAGTTTTGCGAAGGATGGAAAAGGACATCCTCATCCTAGTGTTACTGGATATCCAACAGGTGTAAATTGCAGAAATATAAATTATACCTACACAGACATCAGACTGGGAGTTTGTGTTGGTTCCTATAAAATATTGAGAGAGTGGTTTATCGCTGATTGGTGTACTGGGCAAGATACCACTTGTATACAATTGATAAAAGTGGTAGATGACAGAGGGCCAATTTTAGTATGTCCTTCCAGAGATACTGTAGTAACAGCTGCTCATTCATGTTCAGGTGCTTATGACCTTCCCTTGCCTAGGATTATTGGTACAGAATGTTCAAATCCTTTAACCTATGATGTATTGGTTAAAAGGGGAGTGCCTAATATTATACCATCATCATTAGAAGCAACAAGAGTAGGTGTTACCAAAAGGTATGCCGGAACGAATTTAATTGGTTTTCACATTGAAGATCTTCCAGTGGGATTATCCTGGTTATTTTATGTGGTAACTGACGCATGTGGAAATTCAACTGAATGTGCCACTGAAATATTTGTAGAAGAGAAAACAAAACCAACTCCCGTATGTCACCAGGAAACTGTTGTGGCTTTGACGGATGCTGGGACTGCAAACATATTTGCTGCTTCATTTGATGATGGTTCACATGATAATTGTGCACTTGACTCATTTAAAGTTAGGAGAATGAATCCATCACCTTGTGGTGGTTCAGGGAATACTGCCTTTGCGGAATATGTTGATTTTTGCTGTCAGGATATAACCAACAATCCAATTATTGTGATCCTGCAGGTAAAAGATAAAGCAGGGAATACAAACGAATGTATGGTGTTGGTAACTGTTCAGGATAAAAAACCTCCTATAGTAACTTGTTTGCCAAACATTACGGTAAGTTGTGGATACGATGTTTCTGATTTGAATAAATTCGGATACTATAGAAGAAATGAATCAGACAGAAAACAAATTATTTTAAACGATCCATCAAATATCACGCTAGTCCAACCATACTTATGGGGTTTTGATGGATTGGTCATAGAAGATTGTAATCTTAAAGTGGATTCATCCATAAATTATTCAATTAATAATTGTGGTACCGGAGCCATTACCAGGAGATATACTTTCAGAGATGATTTTAATTCTCCTTATACCTGTGTTCAAACCATAACATTAAATAACTTTAAACCATACAATGGAGCATCTATTAAATTTCCGGCCGATACAACGCTGGAAGGATGTTTAAGTAGTGTGGATTCCAGCGTTACAGGCAGACCTACGTGGCCAAACAATATTTCATGCGCAACAATACTTACTACTTATGAAGATGAAGTATTTAGTCTTGTTGAAAATGTATGTTACAAAATATTAAGAAAATGGACAGTTATAGACTGGTGCAGTTACAATCCTTTGACCGGTGCAGGTCGGTGGACAGATGTTCAGGTAATCAAAGTGAAAAACACACAAAAGCCTGTTATTACAAGTTCATGTAACAATAGAAATTACGATGCAATTTCAGGTGAATGCAATGGATTTGCAGAATTGATTGCAACGGCAGATGATGAGTGTACTGATGATCAGGATTTAGTTTGGTCTTATAAAATTGACCTTAATAACAATGGTAGCATTGATATTAATGGAGCTTCAAACGATGCAAGTGGAGTTTACCCTGTTGGCTCACACAAAATCACATGGACAGTTGAAGACAGGTGTGGCAACGTAACAACCTGTACATATATATTCACCTTAGTTGATCGCAAACAACCTACTCCTGTTTGTCGCCCAGGCATCATTACAGTGATCATGCCAACTAATGGTCAGATTACTATTTGGGCCAGTGACTTGAATGCAAACAGTTTTGATAATTGTACTCCTGCTTCCAGATTAAGGTATTCATTTTCATCAAACCCATTGGATGCTTCCAGAACATATTTCTGTGCGGATCTTGATCGGGGTATATCAAAATCAGACACAGTTGATATATATGTAACTGATGAAGCGGGAAATAGAGATTATTGTACTACAAAAGTAATCATACAGGATGGATTAGGAAATGCATGTCCGGACAATTTAGGCGGTGGAAATACTACTGCTGGATTGGTTTCGGGTACTATTTCTACCGAACAAAAAAGTTCATTGCAAGAAGCCATGGTTACCATAAACGGAAACATGCCTTCTATGCCTAAATATCATATGACTCAGCAGGATGGACAATATGCATTTGCATCAGTTCCGCTTTCCGAAAACTATACCATAAAAGCGGTAAAGAATGATGACGCATTGAATGGGGTTACCACAAATGATATTGTGATTATCCAAAAACACATTTTAGGAATCGCACCTTTGGATAATCCATATAAATTAATAGCGGCTGATGTAAATGAATCAAAGAGTATTACAGCACGAGATATTGCAGATTTAAGAAAATTAATTCTTGGGATTACCAGTGAACTATCCATTAAAAAATCATGGGTGTTTGTAGAATCAAATTATAAATTTTCTGACCCAACCCAGCCTTGGTCATATAGTGATGTGATTAAAGTGGACAATTTAAAATCTGATATCTCAGAAAATAATTTTGTAGCAGTTAAACTTGGGGACATTAATGGTAATGCAAAAGCCAATCAGCTAGCAACAGTGGCGTCAAGAAGTTATTCAGAGGCAACATTACAAGTAGGTGAAACAAAATTTCAGAATGGAGAAGAAATTATTTTACCTGTGAATTTGCATGGGTTGAATATGCTAACCGGATTACAGGTAGAATTTGAGTTTGATCCAGCTAAGCTTGAACTGGTTGATATTAAATCTGGAACATTAACTGTAGAATCTTACAATTACAATCATGATATGATTGCTAATGGTAAAATTCGCTTAAGCTTTGATCAGGCATCAGGAGTGTCATTGGAAAAGGAATTGTTTAGTTTTGTTTTTAAAGCAGTTGAAAGCGGAGAATTAAGTAATTCATTTGCCTTAAGTAATGGAAATTTTGCTTCGCAAGCCTATGGTGCTCAAAATGAAGAACTAAATCTAAAGTTATCTTTTTTAGATTCCAAATCTGAAGTTAAAGGGTTTTATCTATATCAGAATAAACCAAATCCATTCAGTACATATACAGATATTTCATTCCTCTTGCCCGAATCTGGTCAAGCAGTTTTGAAAATTTGTGATGTCAATGGTAAGGTTCTTAAGCAAATAAGTAGAGAGTTTAAATCTGGATTAAATAGTATCCAGATCAATAACAAAGACTTAAATCAACCTGGTATTTTTTATTACATCCTTGAAACGGAGAATAATAGGGCAGTTAAGAAAATGATCCTTATTCAGTAA